The Pseudomonas berkeleyensis genome includes a region encoding these proteins:
- a CDS encoding Leu/Phe/Val dehydrogenase, whose translation MSVFNHVDFDQHEQVVYGHDKASGLKAIIAIHDSTLGPALGGCRMWNYATDEEALRDVLRLSRGMTYKSALARLPLGGGKAVIMGDPHTGKSEALFQAMGDFVDSLGGRYVTAADSGTGVAEMRIMAERTRHVAGAGQREAFGGGSRDGDPSPSTAYGVFIGIQAAVAHRLGRQNLSGMRVAIQGVGQVGFGLAKLLKEAGAQLWVTDIVEANVQRAVSQLGATAVGQREIYRLDVDVFAPCALGAIINLQTLEALRAPIIAGAANNQLADASLAELLRRRECLYAPDYAINAGGIIDVCYERTGGSAEQLKAHIEGIGPTLTEIFQRAEREGETTTAIADRMALERLRGGLQPVRAAASAKVVSLGWQR comes from the coding sequence ATGTCCGTTTTCAATCACGTCGACTTCGATCAGCACGAACAGGTGGTCTACGGCCACGACAAGGCCAGCGGCCTGAAAGCCATCATCGCCATTCACGACAGCACCCTTGGCCCTGCACTGGGCGGCTGCCGCATGTGGAACTACGCCACGGACGAGGAGGCACTGCGCGACGTGCTGCGTCTGTCGCGCGGCATGACCTACAAATCGGCGCTGGCCCGCTTACCGCTCGGTGGCGGCAAGGCGGTGATCATGGGTGATCCACATACTGGCAAGAGCGAAGCGTTGTTCCAGGCCATGGGTGATTTCGTCGACAGCCTGGGTGGGCGCTATGTCACCGCGGCCGACTCGGGTACTGGCGTGGCCGAGATGCGCATCATGGCCGAGCGCACTCGCCACGTGGCCGGCGCCGGGCAGCGCGAGGCTTTCGGTGGCGGCAGCCGTGACGGTGATCCGTCGCCTTCGACTGCCTACGGTGTGTTCATCGGCATCCAGGCGGCTGTGGCGCATCGCCTGGGGCGGCAGAACCTGTCCGGCATGCGCGTGGCCATCCAGGGTGTCGGTCAGGTCGGCTTCGGTCTGGCCAAACTGCTCAAGGAGGCCGGTGCGCAACTGTGGGTGACGGACATCGTCGAGGCCAACGTGCAGCGCGCCGTCAGCCAGCTGGGCGCTACAGCGGTTGGCCAGCGCGAGATCTACCGCCTCGATGTGGACGTATTCGCGCCGTGCGCACTGGGCGCCATCATCAACCTGCAGACGCTGGAAGCCCTGCGCGCGCCGATCATCGCCGGTGCGGCCAACAACCAGCTGGCCGACGCCAGCCTGGCCGAGCTGCTGCGTCGCCGTGAGTGCCTGTATGCACCGGACTACGCGATCAATGCCGGCGGCATCATCGATGTCTGCTACGAGCGCACCGGTGGCAGCGCCGAGCAGCTCAAGGCGCATATCGAAGGTATCGGCCCGACCCTGACGGAGATCTTCCAGCGTGCCGAGCGCGAGGGTGAGACCACCACCGCGATTGCCGACCGCATGGCGCTGGAGCGTTTACGCGGCGGCCTGCAACCCGTGCGTGCTGCCGCTAGCGCCAAGGTGGTTTCCCTGGGTTGGCAGCGCTAG
- a CDS encoding RNA polymerase factor sigma-70 has translation MPKTLPTQQHLALHDLFVTRRQTFINAAARILGCRSHAEDVVHDAYIKLSAASMVPSIQSQSSYLLRVVRNLAIDLYRRQALEKRYAGSEEEGLYIAAPGASPETSHESRETLEMLSSALAQMPERTRYAFEMYKLHGRTQNDIAKELGVSPTLVNFMVRDALLHCRQALKRMESKAH, from the coding sequence ATGCCCAAGACGCTCCCCACTCAGCAGCATCTGGCCCTGCACGACCTGTTCGTCACCCGCAGGCAGACCTTCATCAACGCGGCGGCGCGCATCCTCGGTTGCCGCAGCCACGCCGAAGATGTGGTGCACGACGCCTATATCAAGCTCAGCGCCGCGAGCATGGTGCCAAGCATCCAGTCGCAAAGCAGCTACCTGCTACGCGTGGTGCGCAACCTGGCGATCGACCTCTATCGTCGTCAGGCTCTGGAGAAACGCTATGCCGGCAGCGAGGAAGAAGGCCTGTATATCGCTGCCCCTGGCGCCTCACCAGAGACCAGCCACGAGAGTCGAGAGACCTTGGAAATGCTCTCCTCGGCCTTGGCGCAAATGCCCGAACGCACTCGCTATGCCTTCGAGATGTACAAATTGCACGGGCGTACGCAGAACGATATCGCCAAGGAGCTGGGGGTTTCACCAACCCTGGTGAACTTCATGGTGCGCGACGCACTGCTGCACTGCCGGCAAGCGCTCAAGCGCATGGAGAGCAAGGCGCACTGA
- a CDS encoding MbtH family protein, with the protein MAFDRDDATFKVLVNHELQYSLWPDGKAVPAGWRETQQRGSKAECLAYVEREWVDMRPLSLRQAMSGQAAEQ; encoded by the coding sequence ATGGCATTTGATCGCGACGACGCGACATTCAAGGTTCTCGTCAATCACGAGCTGCAGTATTCCCTGTGGCCAGACGGCAAGGCTGTGCCCGCTGGCTGGCGTGAGACGCAGCAGCGTGGCAGCAAGGCGGAGTGTCTGGCCTATGTTGAGCGGGAGTGGGTCGACATGCGTCCACTGAGCTTGCGTCAGGCGATGAGCGGCCAGGCTGCGGAGCAGTGA
- a CDS encoding thioesterase II family protein: MPGRLHLYCLPYSGASAMAYARWRRSLPAWVEVLPLELPGRGRRFNEPLQTDMQALANQLAAELSESLRQPYALFGHSLGGLLAFELAHALRQLGMPAPQALFASAAPAPSRRETHLELAQEQSDEQLLLRLRSLGGTPAAVFDDAEMLSLTLPVLRADFLLCGRYRYYRRALLGCPIHVLGGKADRVSVDALAAWQDETADDFSLEMFEGDHFFINACEQQLLEYMLGKLRDSGRDLQAIEA; this comes from the coding sequence ATGCCCGGCCGCTTGCACCTGTACTGCCTGCCATATTCCGGTGCCAGCGCAATGGCTTATGCGCGTTGGCGTCGTTCCCTGCCGGCATGGGTCGAGGTGTTGCCGCTGGAGTTGCCTGGGCGGGGTCGACGCTTCAATGAACCGTTGCAGACCGATATGCAGGCACTGGCCAATCAGCTCGCGGCCGAGTTGAGCGAGTCGCTCAGGCAGCCTTACGCGCTGTTTGGCCACAGTCTCGGTGGCCTGCTGGCTTTCGAGTTGGCCCATGCGCTGCGCCAGCTCGGCATGCCAGCTCCGCAGGCGCTGTTCGCCTCGGCAGCACCGGCGCCGTCGCGCCGCGAGACCCACCTCGAACTGGCGCAAGAGCAGAGCGATGAGCAGTTGTTGCTGCGTCTGCGATCTCTGGGTGGTACGCCCGCAGCCGTATTTGACGATGCGGAGATGCTCAGTCTGACCCTGCCGGTGCTGCGCGCCGATTTTCTCCTGTGTGGCCGTTACCGCTACTACCGACGTGCGCTGCTCGGTTGCCCGATCCATGTGCTGGGCGGCAAGGCCGATCGGGTGTCGGTGGATGCGCTGGCAGCCTGGCAGGACGAAACCGCCGATGACTTCTCGCTGGAGATGTTCGAGGGCGACCATTTTTTCATCAACGCCTGCGAACAGCAGTTGCTCGAGTACATGCTCGGCAAGCTGCGTGACAGTGGGCGCGATCTCCAGGCCATCGAGGCCTGA
- a CDS encoding TauD/TfdA family dioxygenase — MTFFSIKPLPESRGGLPLLVQADDGIDLLASQQELRELIDQHLERCGGVLLRGFDVGEAERFRAFAAAFGDPLLNYEFGSTPRSNVTAGVYTSTEYPPHQHIPLHNEQAYTREWPMRIWFYCVQAAQSGGETPIADSRVIYRQVGEAIRRRFSERGLMYVRNFGNGLDVAWEQVFNSSDRAVVEAYCRAHQIDCEWKDDGELRTRQRCQAVARHPRTGDWVWFNQAHLFHVSNLPAEVRESLLEIVDEDDLPRNVYYGDGSPIEESLLDDIRGVLAEATVSFPWCSGDVLMLDNMLTAHARAPFSGPRKVIVAMAQGHGLDLL, encoded by the coding sequence ATGACTTTCTTCTCCATCAAGCCTTTGCCTGAGTCGCGCGGTGGTTTACCGCTGCTGGTGCAGGCTGACGACGGAATCGACCTGCTGGCGAGCCAGCAGGAGCTGCGCGAGCTGATCGATCAACACCTCGAACGCTGTGGTGGGGTGCTGTTGCGCGGTTTCGACGTGGGTGAAGCCGAGCGCTTTCGTGCGTTCGCTGCCGCATTCGGCGACCCGCTGTTGAACTACGAATTCGGTTCCACGCCACGCAGTAACGTGACCGCTGGCGTCTACACCTCCACCGAGTATCCGCCGCACCAGCATATTCCGCTGCACAATGAGCAGGCCTATACCCGCGAGTGGCCGATGCGTATCTGGTTCTACTGCGTGCAGGCTGCGCAGAGTGGCGGGGAGACGCCGATTGCCGACAGCCGGGTGATCTACCGCCAGGTCGGCGAGGCGATCCGCCGTCGTTTCAGCGAGCGTGGGCTGATGTATGTGCGCAACTTCGGCAACGGCCTGGACGTTGCCTGGGAGCAGGTGTTCAACAGCAGCGACCGTGCGGTGGTAGAGGCCTACTGCCGGGCTCACCAGATCGATTGCGAGTGGAAGGACGACGGCGAACTGCGCACTCGCCAGCGCTGTCAGGCAGTTGCCCGTCATCCACGCACCGGCGACTGGGTGTGGTTCAACCAGGCGCATCTGTTCCACGTCTCCAACCTGCCCGCCGAGGTGCGCGAAAGCCTGCTGGAAATCGTCGATGAGGACGATCTGCCGCGCAATGTCTATTACGGCGACGGTAGCCCGATCGAGGAGTCCCTGCTCGACGACATACGCGGCGTGCTGGCCGAAGCCACGGTCAGCTTTCCCTGGTGCAGTGGCGACGTGCTGATGCTCGACAACATGCTGACTGCCCATGCTCGCGCGCCTTTCAGTGGCCCGCGCAAGGTCATCGTTGCCATGGCGCAAGGCCATGGCCTGGATCTGCTCTGA